A region of the Salvia splendens isolate huo1 chromosome 11, SspV2, whole genome shotgun sequence genome:
GCCTGCTGGAGCACGTTGAGAAGGAGCTGCTGTCCAGCCCTTCGCTCTCTACCTTGGCTGCCCGGAAAGCAAACTGCCGCTGTCCGAAGACTACGGTTGTTTCCCGGTGAAGATAATGAAAGAattttgaaatctaatttcCATAAATAGATTTCAATGATAAATCCTTTCAAACCATGATTTGTTAACCTTTTCAAAACGTAAATTTGAAGTCAAATTCCAAAACGGTTTGCAATTTGCGGtactttttacaaaattttgttAAAGGAATCGAAATCTAATTTTTCAGCTTCTAAGCAATTATGAAACCAATTTCATGAAAATTTAGAAATCAAATTTCGAATCAGATCAATCACATAATTCTGATTTCTAAAATTATTCCACAAGTAATTAGATTACAAAGTTAATTAAGAATCGAgccctgggctctgataccactgttaggcattcttgtattcatctaatgagcgcagcggaaattgcatacaagaataacagatctagattcataatcatattgcaagttgagcacgtaatacacaacggaactaaatcttacttgttgtgttgttttcttctacgattgaatcctgcaagttgaatccactgctatcgaggtccacgtgtattccaATCCGACGCAGGAACTATCCCTgtacaattgctccgtagaagaaagctaggaattctctctacagagctttacgtattttctctctaatgttacgctatttctcttctcccacaatggagaataaataaccattatatagacaaagagtcattagggtttcatgattgttaggcttatggactaattataattgtagcccaactataattatttaatccatattaatctaatctagcccatatcctttcatgAACATCCCTTCGTAAGTCCATTTCGGCATTGCCAGTTCACTTTTATTTATGTAGCAAAATTGCCCAGTACTAATGCGGGTTAAACAATGGTAGCGATGTAATCCCCGCATTTTGCCTATCTCTGAAGCCCGATGATTTTTTCGAACGTTGGGTACTTTCCATCTTAGCTacttattttttgtttagttttccTCTCCAATGCTTATGAACAACCTAATCTCTTCATCCAGATTTTTAAAAAACTATTAAACAATTTTTCCATGATCACCTATGCAGCTGATACCAAATGAATGGATTATGCTACATGCAGCGGACTTGCCTCTCGAGTGCGAGCTGGAAATGCCACACGGAACCTCGTGGAAGATCGGAGTGACTATAGTCGGAAGAATATGCTACTTCAAACGAATATGGGTAGAGAGAAGCGATACCGTGGTCTTCACTTATCACGGAAGAGGCAAATTCAAGGTGGTGCGTTTTGAGACGAACGGCTTGATGCCCATGACTGATATACATCGTATATCCAAactttcaaatattttatttgaatatttcaTATAATTAGAACCATCATTCACATAAGGAACTAATTTGTTGGGGCTGTAGTCGAAGTAGAGTTCGCCGAGCCAGCTTATCGGACCCCGACTCTCAAAGTGATGACAGTGACTTCGATTACTCGAACGATAACGATAGGCCTATCTCAGCTCTACCATCATTTACTATTGTTCTAATTGCCTCCGACCTTGAGTGTGGACCATAGTACAATCTTATTCCGTTTTTAagaattgcataattaaaaagttgcttggtaattttttttttagaattgcATCGATTCATCATTTGCTTAGCAAAAAAATTTGTAGATGCTATCTGTCATATGGTGGAAAACAAACTTCCGTGATGAGAATCTCATTCAACCTGTCAAACTAATTTCCACCGGCTCCGACCCTACTTATGTGTACGTAATGGCTGAAGGTgtgtgatggagtacgtactaaacaagcccaacagcagtaaagcccaagacagagtatcagttcggcatgactaaagagtatcagtccggcgtgactaaagagttcagttcggtacaaccaaagagttcggccccagcctacagctcggtgaaagccaactcatcaagctctgctctcaggtcggcatcaagctctactctcagatcggcaaaagctgctcggcaataattcagcagttcggtctcagtattcgaccgaactaggagatagtggactcatacaagatttccacctccactacaccgacgatctatttagtggtgtcaagcagtcattaactcatgcaggatagtggacccatgcaaggtcgccacgatctccacgacatccactacctaataaatgctgcatgccacgatcttagttcactgtataaatagaacctaggtcagatagataaggtcttctgcttcttcttttaaactctaaaaaagctctctagagagaatatcataaagcaggccagtgttgtaagctgtaattcgcagatcaagcaatacaaacctgcccccatttctccccgtggacgtagatttacctcagtaaatcgaaccacgtaaaacctctgtgtcgtaatttatttttacgtgcattaattaccatcgaaaattcgccgcttcatcactggcgccgtctgtgggaaacagagaaccaaatttgtgataaagcgagtttttgatcctcttctaccaaaaaaaaaaaaaaaaaaatgcataccagatcacataacacccgtgcctccgtccgtgataaccatgaggaagctaatccagcagcccataggcctggaaagcagcctcgtgaaaaatctacttccagttctcacggagaaggagcaagccgctcaaaaggtccacacaccgagtcttcccagcagcctgatttgaacgaggctgtcaagctgttcttggccgagaagcaggaggagttcttaaccttcctgcagaagagccaacagtcggagaagacaacggcggattctccctcctcatccagacatgaaagtcactaccgcagtagtgacgtgtcttccaggagaaagaatcctcaaccccgacatgttcctcctcggtaccggaaccacaggagaactccatctcctccgtaccgaagagatgtcgggttcgccatgtacggagcattaaagactccattctcggacgacatcacgccgactagggaaagtccgatccacgcgataaaactcgccgaattaggacaagggaaagtccgatccccaaattaggacaagggaaagtccgatccccaaattaggacaacggaaagtccgatccgagcgataaaactcgccaaattaggacacaaaccaagtccggtcaaaaaagagttcacttcatgagaccgtggacaaacatcaacttaccccatacttttttccagaatgccgaagtgattcacttcgcttttcggggggggggtagtgatggagtacgtactaaacaagcccaacagcagtaaagcccaagacagagtatcagttcggcatgactaaagagtatcagtccggcgtgactaaagagttcagttcggtacaaccaaagagttcggccccagcctacagctcggtgaaagccaactcatcaagctctgctctcaggtcggcatcaagctctactctcagatcggcaaaagctgctcggcaataattcagcagttcggtctcagtattcgaccgaactaggagatagtggactcatacaagatttccacctccactacaccgacgatctatttagtggtgtcaagcagtcattaactcatgcaggatagtggacccatgcaaggtcgccacgatctccacgacatccactacctaataaatgctgcatgccacgatcttagttcactgtataaatagaacctaggtcagatagataaggtcttctgcttcttcttttaaactctaaaaaagctctctagagagaatatcataaagcaggccagtgttgtaagctgtaattcgcagatcaagcaatacaaacctgcccccatttctccccgtggacgtagatttacctcagtaaatcgaaccacgtaaaacctctgtgtcgtaatttatttttacgtgcattaattaccatcgaaaattcgccgcttcatcagTGTGCAGGGGATGGAAGAGGTCCGCCATATCAAAAAATCTTGGGGTGGGTGATTTATGCAAGTTCGAGTTGATTCATGTACAAGAGACCACTCTACGGGTGTCAATTAACCACTAGTTAGTGATGAGATTGCGAGTATTCTTTGTTGTCGTTTCTTTGGAAGgtattttgaatttcaaaaagACAGTCTTAGTGAACTTGTTGATGTTATGTCATTTGTATGGGTTGTACAATATGTGACATGTTATTATGGTTGAAGCTTGAATGTTTTGGATGTGTGTTGAGAATGTAATAAATTGGAATAATAAACTTATCCTCCCAAAATTACATTTCCAATAGCGCACACACCCAAatcaacacaacacaacacggAAACGAAACTGTCACTGCAGCCAAATCAACATAACACAGAAACGAAAGTGTCTCTGCAAAACATAGTCTAGTACATAAACAAAAGACGAATGCATTACACAAAATTCAATTCCAAGTGTTCTTTTTTTTCGTATGAATTACCCACACTACATAACAGTGGACAACCACAATGAATTTCACATACAAATTAAGCCCAAAAAATGCAAAGGATGACGAAGACAACGAAATCAGTAAGTAATGAATTTCAGAATTGCAATAAATCAGTAAGTAATGAATTTCACCCCATGTGCTAGATTTGCAGCGACTGGGGTGAATAAATTCGATTTAAGTGTTAAGGTGTTTCAGAATTGCAATTTCGTATCAATTTCCCACACCCCATAACAGTAGGCAACCACAATAAATTTCACATACAAATTAAGCCCAAAAAATGCGAATTACTACGAAGACAGCAAGTAATAACATATTTCAAGATCCATTCGGTTGTTGTGTACAAAGAACGAACCTTGAACCAAATTCGAAACGCAAGCACCAATCTCCGCAGGCGTCGACCAACTGTGCTCGATTTGCAGCCACTATGGTTCCAAATTCTTTGTtggtaagagcatctccaatagaaatagctcagccatagcctagccacaaactcctcctgccacgtcagCAGACTAAAAACtctcttgccacatcatcaggacaagcaactggacaagcaataggtcagccatagcctagccacaatcaacaaaattataagagcatctccaatagcaatagcccagccatagcccagccacaaactcctgccgccacatcatcaccactaaaactcctcctgacacatcatcaggacaagctactggacaagcaatagcccagccatagccagtcataataaacaaaattataaaaataacaattacacaaaatacgagattcaacttacgacacagatacgggaaaatccaataatttcatttaaattaaaaaaaggtacattaaaaaattacaaaattacaaaattacaaaaaaaaactaacgccgtgcagtcatccgcgcccacaactcgtcaattaaatccttttggagtcgaatatgagcttccacttggcgcatgtcagcatgtgcttggaggcggccgactttatcgtggggtaccccacttcgtacgctgggggtggccacgccgtggcttggaccggcttcattatcgtcgttggcccaactagtcagttgtacaccttcatcttcgacaatcatgttgtgcatgataatacaggcgtatattatatcagcaatgcagtcgacatgccacaaacgcgttggacccctaattgcctcCCATCGAGActgagcacaccaaatgcgcgctccacgtccttgcgcacCGACTCatgccgttccgcaaagtaggccttcctctcatttgatgcgcatctgatcgtatTCACAAAGACAGGCCAACTAAGATATATCTCAttcgccaagtagtagcccatatcatgctggttcccgttggcgacaaaactgatggtcggaccgacgccctggcactgctcgttgaaaaggggcgacgagttgaggacgttgaggtcgttgttcgacctggctaccccaaaatatgcatgctaaatccacagccggtaatcagctacggcctcgaggatcatcgtgggattaattcccttgtagccggtcgtgtagaaccctttccaggcagcggggcagttcttccacttccaatgcatgcaatctatgctgcctaacatacccgggaacccatgcttcgccccgtgcatctgcatcagctcctggcagccttcgggggtagggcttcgaaggtactgatcacctaatatttcaaccacgccctgacagaaatacttcatacattcaagggcagtcgactggccgatgtggaggtactcgtcccacatgtttgccgcgcctccgtaggccaactgcctgattgccgcagtgcacttttgaataggtgtgtggccgggtctgccagccgcatcgtgcctgaagtggaaacacagatatcgacgctccaaagcgtcaataatacgcataaacagggccatgctcatcctaaaacgccgcctgaaaatgTTGGCGTTAAACCGCGACTCCGGTGCTAAGTAGTCGTCaaatagccgctgatgtgcagctacgtgatcccgatcaatcactgctcggcggtggacaacgggtcgaggtcgaggtactgTGGCTACAAGGCCCGTTGTATCAGCTGGTCGATCTctcgggacgtataggcctccaactgtTCGTTCAAACGTCGTTCGAACTCCTCAGCATCctcaccactaccaccactaccaccactaccaccactactaccacccgcgttactcatttcgcgttgttgatcttgtacaaaaattaagatagaggaaaactcgttaaaacaagtggtgcaaatgaaaatgacatgcagatcgcgtatatatagtgttttgaaaattaaataataataaaaaaaatccagcTCGCCGATCGCTCGCTGAtctggagcctgcaatggcggccaggagatcgccgagcgctcgggaatcggcgtgcacACGTCGTTTTTCtcaccgatttggcgctcgccgtctgcaatggttcggcgagcggaccggcgaacGCCAAGAACCGGctagccggtgcgctcgccgctattggagatgctctaaaaacaaataattaacaatcacacaaaatacggaattaaatttacgacacagatacgggaaaactcaataataatattgaaattaaaaaagtacattaattaaaaaaattacattaatctaaaaaaaaacttctccgccacacacgagccccccgcctccgcctcactcctcgccgtcgtcgccgtcgccgtcgccgtcgccgccgctatccgggaccccccaAATCTGAGGCATCTGAGCCTGCGTCTGAGCCCTCCACCTGTGCCGCGGCGGGATTCAAATCGGCctgcatactcacgagcattgcgtgaagaaaactcttctcctcggggtcagttgccgccctccattcagctaagatcttgtacatctgCGCTCGAGTTTGTTGACGAGCGAAGAAGAGGAGCTCGGCTGTCGACCCGCCaacagggggatgccgactggacctcctgggaggcctggcgagcccgttgcgcccgcctttgaccaaccgggcgagtgcggcgagcaaacgcgggaggggacgaGAACTCCTGTACATCCTcggggagttcgtgggaaccgccgctgctgctgctggtggtatagttcaggcgctgcttcttcagccagccagcatcgacacctgcccgaaacttctcggagtccatcagcacctcatagcagttccagtcggtgaactccttataaagcccgggcacggggaaggctttctccgctatcctcctgcagtcgtcctcagtttggccactggtctgcatgcggaaggcgttggtgtacaagcccgaaaatcgggagaccccagccctgattcggtcccaccccttccggcactcctcctcGCTGCGtagcctcccctccgggcaaaatgccttgtaggctactgctattttagcccacaagttgacgatcctttgattgttcgaggcgaggggatcatcgcaaacactcacccacaccttggacagcgcgacgtctCCGCGTCCGCCCACTTCCTCTGTGCCTGGCTGTCGTCATCAGCcagctgcgacgactcgccgaccaccctcttgcccttccccttcttcttctttggcgaGCCCCGACCCCgtctactccccccgtttgaacgggggtgtccgcatccccgagatctatccctaactcctctaaggagaaagtattaCACCCAGTGAATTGCGTCTCCAATGGGGttgatgtgtgcgaagaagcagtcacaaaatcaaaactggggcgatagacgttgtccccccccgGGCGTCCCCTGCATTCCCGGGTaccccgacatcatctgcatcccgggtgcccaccccggcatcatctgcatccccggtaccccctgcccgcccggcATCGCCGGCCCCCCGGCATCCCAGCATACCACCCTcggatgccatcccgggcatcatctgctgccaagggtacatgttgtagtattcggccatcggaccccatccacctcccacgagtaccgtgggagtttgagaccctctcgtccctggagtaggctcgttgttgtgctccatttcgcgttgttgctcttgtataaaaattaagatagagagaatactcgttaaaacaagtggtgcaaatgaaaatgacgtgcaaatcgcgtatgtatagtgtttcgaaaattaaataaataaaaaaaattcgatggtcgatcgctcgccgatcgggagcctgcaatggcggccagtcgatcggcgagcgcatcggccagcgctcgggaatcggcgtgcgcacgccgtttttctcgccgatttgacgctcgcctgctgcaatggttcggcgagcgccagggatcggctagccggtccgctcgccgccattgtggatgctctaatctgTGGACTAAAAGGCTCGATATTGCAGAAGTGAAATAAACCTTCCATAGTGGGAACATATGAGGGTATAAAAGTAAATTCATTTTAGGTCCTCTTTTTGTGTAGGCTTAAAAATGTCTTTCAtggcaaaaatattaaaatgtgatttatagggGATATTTTGGAGTAAAAATTAACATCAAttgaaaatgtgatttttaGGTACCAAAGCGATATAAATCAAATACCATTTTTAtgtgaaactaaaaaataagtaacatttataagtttaaaaatatactacacCATTTTGTAAAGCCTTTCCACTTTTCCTCTTTGCAAAGCCTTTCCACTTTTCCTCTTTCAAAATCTTTTCAATTTCCTCAATGAATGTATTGAAACTAATATTTAATGATATTTCCACTTTTCCTCTTTCAAAATCTTTTCAATTTCCTATGAAACTAATATTCAATCTATCATTACTTCTCTTGAAACTAATATTCAATCTATCATTACTTCTCTTTTCTAAATTCTTTTCAATTCTCtcaataaatatatgaagtgtGTATTCAGTTTATGTTTCAAAACATATATTCATTTaccaattttattaaaaaattcataataACATTGTTggtattttcttcaaaactgctatatatgtatagataaatTCATTTAACGTGTAtttaacattaattttttttgttaaaaaaatgcCCCACTTAGCTAGAATAGAGGAGagaatattttgattttattgaatATAACAACCAAAAACAATCTCATCCATGAACCGATTTAATCCAACGGCCAAACTCCAAGCTTCACTATCCTAATCATAAAAATCTCCCTCTTCTAAGCAAATCACTCCCTATAAAAGCGGCAACCTACTTCAATTGCACCTCTTGCTTCTCTCACTCCCTCAATTCTCTATCTAGGGTATTCATTATCTGTGTGAATATGTCTGACGAGGAGCATCAGTTCGAGTCCAAGGCCGACGCCGGAGCTTCCAAAACTTATCCCCAGCAGGCCGGGACTATCCGTAAGAACGGATACATTGTCATCAAAGGTCGTCCTTGCAAGGTTTGTTTCAATTAGATCATTCATCTCACTGATTTTATGGAGTATTTGATTTGAATTGAGTCTCTATTAGTTGATTTGTTTCGAGATCTGAAACGTAGTTGATTCTGTTTGAGCTGTTCGCGTGCTGAATTTGTGGTTCTCGTCGTTAAGGTGATTATCCGATTTAGACAAATTGAGCTGTGTTTGTTTGATTTATTGTTACTTTGTTTCCTTATATGGAAAATTCTATCTGCTTCAGTTGTTTTGTATTCGATTTAGCTTCATTGGAGTGCTGTTTTTCCTTTTCTAGTATGATCACAATTAATCTAATTATGCACTGTTTGCTTGCTACCAATATTAGATGATGTAAAAAATAATGTGCTCAAAGAAATTGAATCACTGGAATGTTAGCTTTGGAGGTTTTTGATTGTTTACATCCAGATCACTAGATTTAgcatcaaattttttatttagctGATGCATTGATAACAACACAGTGCTAATTATTTTGTATAATGTTGTTAAAATGATGATTGATCTGAGAAGTTTCTTATAGGATTTGGAAGGTTTGaaagttttgttttttagaATTACTTATCCACTGTGGTTCATACAATATTTGACTGGAATGAGTTTTTTACAGGTTGTTGAAGTCTCGACCTCCAAAACTGGAAAGCACGGTCACGCCAAATGTCATTTTGTTGCTATTGATATTTTCACTGCAAAGAAGCTTGAAGATATTGTCCCATCTTCCCATAATTGTGATGTAAGTATATTTTCTTTGATCTTCTCAACTGGCAATGTTGAACTATATAGAATATCTCTCTCAATGCAATTAAAATCAGGTAATGAAAGGACTAAAGTGATTTTAACTGATTGACAGGTTCCACACGTCAACCGTACTGACTACCAGCTCATTGACATTTCTGAGGATGGATTTGTAAGTCGTTCTTCATTTCCGTATATACTACAAtctttgtgttttctttgctTAGCTTATGCCATAATGCATGATGGTAATATCTATTTAGGTGAGTTTGTTGACTGACAATGGCAACACTAAAGATGACCTCAGGCTTCCAACTGATGAGGCTCTGCTAACTCAGGTTAGCTTCTATCCTGATACATATTTATGTATGTAAATGTCTATTTTATCAATATATTAACATTTGATGTTTTATGAAATCCTAGATCAAGGATGGCTTTGCTGAGGGAAAAGATCTGGTTGTGAGTGTTATGTCAGCCATGGGAGAGGAGCAGATCTGTGCCCTTAAGGATATTGGTCCCAAGTAACTTCCTTCGATGTGGTTTTGAACTTTAAACTGGAAGTCGTGAAATTAATAGATTAGAGAAGGGATGAAAGAGGCCGTCGTATTTGTGTTGTAATGACTGAATGACGGTAACATCCTCTACTATAAAAACTTCCATCTCTggtttaaattatgtttttgtttctcaagtccaatgttatcaaatagcggatatggcggcgccatggcgctatggcatggcgctcggtggtggaaacgccatagcaccatgttgctgccatagcaccgccatatccgacattgacaacattgcgtgtgtactgcatttaggaatagggcattatgcaagaaacatggttgttagagtggtatattatgctttattaattgtttaaagtgttttagatgttatatttttaatattttttaatttttgaattatatataaatatataagtattattttatttatttaatttttgaccgccatatccgccatactaatacgccatatccctgtgacggtttttaggcaaaccgccataagccgccataggagattgataacattgctCAAGTCTCATTATTGTGTTTTACAATTGATTGTATTTTATTGTTGTGAAAGTTGGAATTTGCCATCAATTGGTATAACTTTTTGAATACCCAATCTGAACATTATATACTTCTGAATGCTTTAAGTTTGTCTAGATGACTTGACTTTGAATCTGATCCTCATTTACTTCTGAATGTTTTAACTTTGTGTAAATTTATCTGTTGGGCCagaatgaataatttttatGTGGTGAGATTTTGTCACTAGAGTAAAATACTATGTTACCATAATTGGATTGATTGTCTAACTTTTTATCAATCTGGTGAAATTTTTATAACTTACCTTGTTTGTTGGGGCCAGAAAGTTTCAGTTTGCTTAGAATATGGCTCTTATTCGGATTACTTTTTATTCTTACATTTTCTGTTTATTTAAAATTGGGATATTGACATCTAATATAATGGAACTATAAAAAAGTtgagtttttcccacgaactttgaaattgacaaataacaTCACGAACTTTTCcctgagtttgttattttccatCAGTGAAAATTCCagctatattaatagattgaagaacaaatttggagGGTGTGCTCCAAGAAAAACTATTCTCGAAGATTGAAAATCTCGAAGCTGTCGAAGTTGTTGTCGAAAAATTACGAAAAACTCTGTATCAGGATATTATTTGCtggaattttttcattggtgggaaataacaaattcagagtaaagtttgtgatatcaTTTGTCAATTCAAAGTTCgtgaaaaaaattcaactttttgaaagtttcatgatattaggtaTGGGTGAGTAAACCGTtttcggttaaccgagaaccgaaccGAAACTTGTCGGTTATTGGTTAACCGATAATCGAAATTTACGGTTATCGGTTCGGTACCGGTTTTACGTTTTGCTCCAAGTCGGTTATCGGTTATAATCGATCGGTTATCGGTGATAAccgaattaaatttaattttaatttcgattatatgtttatttaatactagaagaaattataatttattttcaaattttgtcacaattgtaatttatttctaaattttgtcAAAGTCTTGTATTGCAATGTCAAATAAGTCCATTTTATTTGTGTCGCTAtcaattatagtattatacttataaatttgTATCTCAAAGTCAATAAAGTGCTTAAGCGTTACTATTTC
Encoded here:
- the LOC121756232 gene encoding eukaryotic translation initiation factor 5A-2, with the translated sequence MSDEEHQFESKADAGASKTYPQQAGTIRKNGYIVIKGRPCKVVEVSTSKTGKHGHAKCHFVAIDIFTAKKLEDIVPSSHNCDVPHVNRTDYQLIDISEDGFVSLLTDNGNTKDDLRLPTDEALLTQIKDGFAEGKDLVVSVMSAMGEEQICALKDIGPK